The nucleotide sequence ATTGTCAGTGGTATCAATCACGGTAGTAATACATCCATCAGTGTGCTTTACTCAGGAACCATGTCCGCAGCGATTGAAGGAGCGATTGAAGGTTACCCAAGTATTGGGTTTAGCCTCTGTGACTATAGTTCAAAAGCTGATTTTAGCCATGTAGAAGATTATGTTTATAAAATCGCCAAACAAGTACTTGAGCATGGAATGCCCAAAGGCGTGGCCTTAAATGTCAATTTCCCTCCGAAGCGCAATGAAGCTATCAAAGGAATCAAATTATGTCGACAGGCCAGGGCAAAATGGCAAGAGGAATTTGATGAGCGCTATGACCCCAATGGAAGAAAGTATTTCTGGATGGCGGGTAATTTTGTGAATTTTGACAAAGGGGAAGATAATGATGAGTGGGCCATTGCCAATAATTATGTGTCTGTGGTGCCTTGCCAGTTTGATATGACAGCCCATCATGCGATTACTCAGATGAACGAAGAGTGGGATTTAGATATAGAGTAATCGGTATAAAATTAAAAAATCCCTGCAGTATGAAAGATAGCTGCAGGGATTAAAATTGGGATTTAAAATTTCAAAGTAGTTGGCAGGTATTTTGCCACAAGATCTTCATAGTAGGGTCTTAACTTTTTTGCATCCGGTGGGACAGGAACCTTGGAGTATAGATCATAAGGGTTGAATTTGTTCACCCAATCAAACATTTTTTTGTCATGTTCATTCATCAAGTGTTCATAGGCATTTTCTCTATGCTGGGCATAAAAAGAATGGTACCTAATCATGTATAGTGCTTCCTCTGGAAGATAATCCTTGACCATTTGGTAGAGATATTCATCATGGCCCCAAGACATCTTTATATTGTCTAAACCACAATTTGGACTGTAAATCCCGTATTTGGTATTTAGCTCAGGGTTTTTACTATCTGGATTAGCATCAAAGAACTCGGGAAAGACAATCTTATCAGAATGCGCACAGCCTACAGGAAAGGTGTCACCTACAACGGCCCATTGTGGTTCTCCAAATAAGCAAAGTACTTTTCCAAAATCATGGATAAAACCCGTTAGAACAAACCAATCCGGATGTCCATCAGCTCTGATGGCCTCTGAAGTTTGTAGCAAATGTTGGAGTTGGTCAAGGTCTGTATCAGGGTCTGAATCGTCTACCAAGGTGTTCAAAAAGTCCACAGCTTCCCAGAAGCCCATTTCTTTTTTATTGAATTGTAGGAATTCATCTTCCTTTGCTTTTACAAAATCCAATGTTTGGTACTGGTGGTT is from Echinicola marina and encodes:
- the surE gene encoding 5'/3'-nucleotidase SurE, encoding MAKPLILVSNDDGITSRGIRVLVNSMKKLGDVVVVAPDSPQSGMGHAITIGNTLRLDEEEIFDDVLAYKSSGTPADCVKLAKHYVFNDRKPDLIVSGINHGSNTSISVLYSGTMSAAIEGAIEGYPSIGFSLCDYSSKADFSHVEDYVYKIAKQVLEHGMPKGVALNVNFPPKRNEAIKGIKLCRQARAKWQEEFDERYDPNGRKYFWMAGNFVNFDKGEDNDEWAIANNYVSVVPCQFDMTAHHAITQMNEEWDLDIE
- a CDS encoding inositol oxygenase, giving the protein MKANYSKKEISPLQNIEDWEKDLIARYPDPAEDKSKEEYRNYQDGSRQETVKEFYRLNHQYQTLDFVKAKEDEFLQFNKKEMGFWEAVDFLNTLVDDSDPDTDLDQLQHLLQTSEAIRADGHPDWFVLTGFIHDFGKVLCLFGEPQWAVVGDTFPVGCAHSDKIVFPEFFDANPDSKNPELNTKYGIYSPNCGLDNIKMSWGHDEYLYQMVKDYLPEEALYMIRYHSFYAQHRENAYEHLMNEHDKKMFDWVNKFNPYDLYSKVPVPPDAKKLRPYYEDLVAKYLPTTLKF